Proteins from one Podospora pseudocomata strain CBS 415.72m chromosome 4, whole genome shotgun sequence genomic window:
- the PaME4 gene encoding Coiled-coil putative protein (EggNog:ENOG503P94I), which translates to MEQPFPTEFDTSHGRGQMTRKPFDSSPNDGQSPNTEPTLSAEKPANPKNIVDLTDIENGKLPQIPEDPSTEPDATKSFSYGPPVTVVPNRFTARSPGKPTTPTGLHEQHIKAPPQAHIPKFPTIEGKPGLTRFSGRNRRNRVIPNPLDARRVSPIQSFRPFPDNGDFRNNDPASHGPKQPSPHPPFQPHPFPDLPSPKVSTAHVTYPQPAYVEDAVSTVHGAEPSIIDVTSPVKLNAMATDPGYDDEDYGFDNNAEYYAEMPDQYVPQHHPLPSDFAISSPQVTPQVKKTPIHPSAPKHTTGDSRSSRGSRSHRHPGDRPAHRHRMQPAIKPFRKTNSASRKAETMRKVDESMRNVRAQSHSSNISRRRDAPDTRKAQHQHFLRSEKSSAKSVTSSPELKQQTVRVRHKFASNMAEVLNEFNMDQETALLKQRERYRESIKSLKLELERAAEESSALVARSIEKSKEIENLQASEAEKDARIVELHTKLENFEQQNTTLAEKFAAFKSRCNSIIEEQRALYNDTKSRCEETITEVRNIASARISEAEAVAQKGEKVRKALMERVHQDIAQNKRESSELYEKIRTLTQQVEEKDHQIARDQETIRGLSTRIQDIQASSERFEKLAAKNEEVLCNIGELITEESSRREESAKETNEWLDSISCQLEKVSQTVVGQPELTTSLGETQAKSLDDINAKLEVMLVSRESVSDATSQLSTCIETQVWRVLQRLDSQFDTMGQQLALKAEEKAVLSTLLEEKKARCGALEQEIVTLQQKSREQSERIDALQQNISAMESQHGNDQEEIQRLKVIGSRLEDENEKFSDEVELKTATIRELEDKLRSKGETYSAEVRTFGIEVSKLNQALREQEHSNQITVKQVSEAARNQVKVEMERIIADTRRMLQQTERQRDTLVGEIKMLKGTIQENESRHQTAIRNATETAQSETRIDMERTMSADQRLLAETQKHRDKLITEVRKLEEAIQERQQSTLEAVQKASDTARREARDEMERVVADTTKFLEQAQQHLEKVVQEKEQERERNSHLVDSLKGMLAAEEATKNRVIQESTERLAERSQQIEDLKARVTSLEAERDAARKAVAELSSERDHQRVRCEAMASGLMDWARQYGHPTDAIREQFAHGKVEEIKACVLHTLAQLALSQRLKALNTEPSSEHSQSQDSSGQAAISRQERPRVEVETANMDDSTTLLGSPGSLTGESPGTLLGGASATPLSSPSNDPGSQRRRVVIRTPMSEPDPVPPTVDQEKIRRREALQPKSVLRRVTRSASSGRLSQENIAGVTEAGTSPAPLGIQHIVPNIPTPTRPTPVATTVKPATKRLAKRKAPASGGSRATRSKTTPLAAPDEHPISALGGSRTLSLEPDSPDQPPKSTGPQQGQTALQAAGQTNSSTLGGPQRPSPEERTPLPNSAGSWTSSQPQPANAEDYGIRRRRRSLSPALETDASGLPILRSQPRFWSRPQVPSTASQPQELQTYRNIGDYQDSIIDSQETHEA; encoded by the exons atggaGCAGCCTTTTCCCACCGAATTCGATACATCCCACGGGCGTGGCCAGATGACCCGGAAACCATTTGACAGCTCCCCGAACGACGGACAGTCCCCGAATACGGAGCCAACGCTATCAGCAGAGAAGCCAGCCAATCCCAAGAACATCGTTGATTTGACTGATATCGAGAACGGTAAGCTTCCGCAGATCCCGGAAGACCCTTCCACCGAGCCAGATGCCACCAAGAGTTTCTCATACGGCCCTCCTGTCACTGTCGTCCCCAACCGGTTTACAGCACGCTCTCCTGGAAAGCCAACCACGCCGACTGGCCTACATGAACAGCATATCAAAGCCCCTCCGCAGGCTCATATACCCAAGTTCCCTACCATCGAAGGGAAGCCCGGACTAACGCGGTTCTCTGGCCGCAACCGACGGAATAGGGTCATTCCCAACCCATTGGACGCCCGAAGAGTATCCCCTATCCAGAGCTTTCGTCCGTTCCCTGATAACGGTGACTTTCGCAACAATGATCCAGCTTCCCACGGGCCCAAACAACCCTCGCCACACCCGCCATTTCAACCACACCCGTTTCCCGATCTGCCTTCTCCCAAGGTCTCAACTGCTCATGTGACGTATCCTCAGCCAGCATATGTTGAGGACGCAGTGAGCACTGTCCATGGTGCCGAACCTTCAATTATTGATGTCACCTCACCTGTCAAGCTCAACGCAATGGCTACCGACCCGGGATATGATGACGAAGACTACGGTTTCGATAACAATGCGGAGTACTACGCCGAGATGCCTGATCAATATGTTCCACAACATCATCCGTTGCCGAGTGATTTCGCAATTTCATCGCCGCAGGTAACACCCCAAGTGAAGAAGACACCTATCCATCCTTCGGCTCCAAAGCACACCACAGGTGATTCTCGCAGCTCTCGAGGGTCTCGCAGCCACCGACACCCGGGTGATCGGCCGGCCCATCGACACCGAATGCAGCCAGCCATCAAACCATTTCGAAAGACGAACTCAGCAAGCAGGAAGGCAGAAACCATGCGAAAGGTGGATGAATCCATGCGGAATGTACGTGCTCAGTCGCACAGTTCAAACATATCAAGACGCAGAGATGCACCGGACACAAGAAAGGCCCAGCATCAACATTTCCTTAGGTCAGAGAAATCATCAGCCAAGTCCGTCACATCCAGCCCTGAGCTGAAGCAACAAACCGTCCGTGTGCGCCACAAATTTGCCAGTAACATGGCTGAAGTGCTCAACGAGTTCAATATGGATCAGGAGACCGCCTTGCTGAAGCAACGGGAACGCTACCGCGAGAGTATCAAGTCCCtgaagctggagctggagagggcggcggaggagtcCTCCGCTCTTGTTGCACGAAGCATCGAGAAGTCCAAGGAGATAGAGAATCTTCAAGCATCTGAAGCTGAAAAAGATGCTCGCATTGTGGAATTGCACACCAAGCTTGAGAACTTTGAGCAGCAAAACACAACGCTGGCAGAAAAGTTTGCTGCGTTCAAATCTCGATGCAACAGTATTATTGAAGAACAGCGAGCTCTGTACAATGACACCAAGTCGCGGTGTGAGGAGACGATCACCGAAGTGCGCAACATTGCATCAGCCAGGATATCCGAGGCAGAGGCAGTTGCCCAGAAAGGCGAAAAAGTTCGCAAAGCGCTCATGGAACGAGTGCATCAGGACATTGCTCAGAACAAGAGAGAGTCTTCCGAGC TGTACGAAAAAATACGTACTCTAACACAACAGGTTGAAGAGAAGGATCATCAGATTGCCCGCGATCAGGAGACAATTCGTGGCTTGTCTACCAGAATACAAGATATCCAAGCTTCATCGGAAAGGTTCGAGAAGCTTGCCGCCAAGAATGAGGAAGTTCTCTGCAACATTGGAGAACTGATTACGGAGGAGTCCTCTCGACGTGAGGAATCCGCGAAGGAAACTAATGAGTGGTTGGATTCCATCTCCTGTCAGCTGGAGAAGGTATCGCAGACAGTGGTCGGCCAACCTGAACTGACGACTAGTCTGGGAGAGACACAAGCCAAAAGCCTCGACGA CATCAATGCCAAGCTCGAAGTGATGCTGGTATCTCGAGAGTCTGTGAGCGATGCCACCAGTCAGCTGTCAACTTGCATCGAAACACAGGTATGGAGGGTCCTGCAGCGTCTTGATAGCCAATTCGACACAATGGGTCAACAACTGGCGCtcaaggcggaggagaaggccgtACTGTCCACCCTTcttgaagagaagaaggctcGTTGTGGAGCACTCGAGCAAGAGATTGTGACCTTGCAGCAAAAGTCCAGGGAACAAAGTGAGCGTATCGACGCACTCCAACAGAATATTTCTGCCATGGAAAGTCAGCATGGCAATGATCAAGAAGAAATTCAGCGTCTGAAGGTTATTGGCTCTCGGCTGGAAGACGAGAATGAAAAGTTCAGCGATGAGGTCGAGTTAAAGACCGCCACGATCAGAGAGCTCGAAGACAAGCTTAGGTCTAAGGGAGAGACATACTCCGCTGAGGTACGAACATTTGGCATCGAAGtctccaagctcaaccaGGCCCTGCGGGAACAGGAGCACTCGAACCAAATCACCGTCAAGCAGGTTTCGGAAGCTGCGAGGAACCAGGTCAAAGTTGAGATGGAACGCATAATTGCAGACACCAGAAGGATGCTTCAGCAGACTGAAAGACAGAGAGATACCTTGGTTGGAGAAATCAAGATGTTGAAGGGGACAATTCAGGAGAATGAAAGTCGGCACCAGACTGCGATCAGAAATGCCACGGAAACTGCTCAGAGTGAAACTCGCATTGATATGGAGCGCACCATGTCGGCAGATCAGAGGCTATTGGCCGAGACACAAAAGCACAGGGACAAGCTGATCACCGAGGtcaggaagctggaggaggcgattCAGGAAAGGCAACAATCGACTCTGGAGGCCGTTCAGAAGGCATCTGACACCGCGCGTCGCGAAGCcagagatgagatggaacGGGTCGTTGCCGACACGACAAAATTCTTGGAGCAAGCCCAGCAGCACCTGGAGAAGGTTGTTCAAGAGAAGGAGCAAGAAAGGGAGCGCAACTCGCATCTAGTGGATTCATTGAAAGGGATGCTGGCAGCTGAGGAAGCTACCAAGAACAGAGTCATTCAAGAGTCCACAGAGCGTTTGGCAGAGCGTAGTCAGCAGATTGAGGATCTGAAAGCTCGGGTAACTTCGCTGGAAGCTGAGAGAGATGCAGCGAGAAAGGCAGTCGCTGAGCTATCAAGCGAGCGTGATCATCAACGTGTTCGGTGCGAAGCTATGGCTTCCGGGTTGATGGATTGGGCCCGGCAATATGGGCACCCTACGGATGCTATTAGAGAACAGTTTGCGCATGGGAAGGTCGAGGAGATCAAAGCCTGCGTCTTACATACACTGGCCCAGCTTGCACTCTCGCAGAGGCTAAAGGCGCTCAATACGGAACCTTCATCGGAGCATTCCCAATCACAGGACTCATCGGGGCAGGCTGCCATCTCTCGTCAAGAACGCCCGCGAGTGGAGGTAGaaacagccaacatggacGATAGTACCACTTTGCTTGGGAGCCCCGGATCCCTGACGGGAGAGAGCCCCGGCACGCTGCTGGGTGGTGCATCTGCCACTCCTCTCTCCAGCCCATCGAATGATCCTGGATCCCAAAGACGGCGAGTTGTTATCCGAACCCCCATGAGCGAACCGGACCCGGTTCCGCCAACAGTAGACCAGGAGAAGATTCGAAGAAGGgaagctctccaacccaAGTCAGTCTTGAGGCGCGTAACCCGAAGCGCTTCCTCTGGTAGGTTGAGCCAAGAGAACATTGCTGGCGTTACTGAGGCTGGCACCAGTCCGGCTCCTTTGGGTATCCAGCACATTGTTCCAAACATTCCGACACCAACTCGGCCAACACCGGTGGCCACCACTGTCAAGCCAGCGACAAAGCGTCTGGCCAAGAGGAAGGCTCCAGCGAGCGGCGGTTCTCGAGCCACGCGAAGCAAGACGACTCCGTTAGCAGCGCCTGATGAGCACCCCATCTCTGCCCTAGGGGGCTCAAGAACCCTCAGTTTGGAACCGGACTCACCAGATCAGCCACCCAAGTCAACAGGTCCTCAGCAAGGACAGACTGCCTTACAGGCAGCTGGCCAAACTAACAGTTCAACACTCGGAGGACCTCAGAGACCCAGCCCAGAAGAAAGGACCCCGCTGCCAAACAGCGCCGGTTCATGGACGTCaagccagccccagcccgcAAACGCAGAAGACTATGGCATACGAAGACGCCGTAGATCATTATCCCCTGCACTCGAGACAGACGCATCCGGTCTCCCTATCTTGAGATCGCAGCCACGATTCTGGTCAAGACCACAAGTGCCCTCAACAGCATCACAGCCACAAGAGCTGCAGACCTATCGGAATATAGGGGATTATCAGGACTCGATTATTGATTCGCAGGAAACGCATGAAGCCTAA
- a CDS encoding hypothetical protein (EggNog:ENOG503P7Q9) has product MAPHPQTDNSPFPLTPTEDDVAGHGTPDDGSLAGASGTSSGGITISRGALVAIIVVVVVVALAGIASSVLFYVAKKREWTVKETIRRSARKVVTALTPRRSEFPRSVKEGGGSRNGRVKLDDVPPTPRLTPERLEDLEKGLEGKKRNKKSNFSRK; this is encoded by the exons ATGGCACCCCACCCTCAAACAGAcaactcccccttccccctaaCCCCGACCGAAGACGACGTCGCCGGCCACGGCACCCCAGACGATGGCTCCCTCGCCGGCGCGAGCGGCACCTCCTCAGgcggcatcaccatctctAGGGGTGCCCTCGTAGCCatcatcgttgtcgtcgtcgtggttgcTTTAGCAGGGA TCGCCTCCTCAGTCCTCTTCTACGTCGCCAAAAAGCGCGAGTGGACCGTCAAGGAAACGATTCGCCGTTCCGCAAGAAAGGTCGTCACCGCCCTCACCCCACGCCGCTCCGAGTTCCCTCGCAGCGTCAAAGAAGGCGGCGGGAGCAGGAACGGAAGGGTAAAGCTCGATGACGTCCCGCCTACCCCTAGACTTACGCCTGAACGCCTGGAAGATTTGGAAAAGGGGCtcgaggggaagaagaggaataAAAAGTCAAACTTTAGCCGGAAGTAG